Sequence from the Longibacter salinarum genome:
AGAGGTAGTTATGGCGAAGCAGGCATTTGACCGAAGCAAGCCGCACGTCAACATTGGAACGATTGGGCACGTCGACCACGGGAAGACGACGCTCACGGCGGCGATCACGATTACGCTAGCCCGACGCGGCTTCACCGAAAAGGAGACGGCCTTCGACCAGATTGACAAGGCCCCGGAAGAGAAGGAGCGCGGCATTACGATCGCGACCTCGCAC
This genomic interval carries:
- a CDS encoding GTP-binding protein, with the translated sequence MAKQAFDRSKPHVNIGTIGHVDHGKTTLTAAITITLARRGFTEKETAFDQIDKAPEEKERGITIATSHVEYETANRHYAHVDCPGHADYVKNMVTGAAQMDGAILVVASTDGPMPQTREHILLARQ